In the genome of Ktedonobacteraceae bacterium, one region contains:
- a CDS encoding metallophosphoesterase family protein has translation MRIAIISDIHGNQLALEAVLRDLANQPPVDQTVIAGDLCLNGPCPREVLATVQGLHCPVLRGNVDEEVVTAAPNKGEKKRSTAAWTREQIGPDGIHYLASLPLSYRVRNPRGSDLLVVHANPLNLEDAIFPNAEDSTLEHLLGGLDEGIGALAFGHLHIAYTRQWRRFLLVDVGSCGIPRDEDLRAAYGILSWQKKSWEAEIRRVEYDVRAVVKQIKASGMPNAEKRIKTLLEAKY, from the coding sequence ATGCGTATTGCAATTATTTCAGATATTCATGGCAATCAACTGGCATTGGAGGCCGTGCTGCGAGACCTGGCGAACCAGCCACCGGTGGATCAGACGGTGATCGCAGGCGATCTGTGTTTGAATGGACCGTGCCCCCGAGAAGTGCTGGCAACAGTGCAAGGTCTGCATTGTCCCGTTCTGCGAGGCAATGTGGATGAGGAAGTGGTTACTGCCGCGCCGAACAAGGGCGAAAAGAAACGCAGTACGGCGGCATGGACGCGCGAACAGATCGGGCCGGACGGTATTCATTACCTCGCTTCGCTGCCGCTATCCTATCGCGTTCGCAATCCTCGCGGTAGTGATCTGCTGGTTGTGCATGCCAATCCGCTTAATCTGGAAGATGCGATTTTCCCGAATGCAGAGGACAGCACGCTGGAACACCTGCTAGGGGGTCTGGACGAGGGCATAGGAGCGCTGGCTTTCGGGCATTTGCATATTGCTTATACACGGCAATGGCGGCGTTTTCTGCTGGTCGATGTCGGCAGTTGTGGTATCCCGCGCGACGAGGACCTGCGCGCCGCCTATGGCATTCTCTCCTGGCAAAAGAAGAGTTGGGAGGCCGAGATCAGGCGCGTCGAATACGATGTGCGAGCGGTTGTGAAACAGATCAAGGCATCAGGTATGCCTAACGCGGAGAAACGTATCAAGACGCTTTTAGAGGCCAAGTACTGA
- a CDS encoding RNA-guided endonuclease TnpB family protein: MKVVRGYKTELDLNNKQRTACLQHAGAARFAYNWALARSQEVYRTTGKRPNAIALHKELNALKKTDFPWMYGVSKCAPQEALRDLDNAYKHFFRRVELKKQGKYKGKLGFPTFKKKSKGIGSFRLTGSIHVFAHAVQLPRLGRLRFHEHNYIPTDAKILSATVSEQAGRWFVSIQVEEEHDTPVMTATSTIGVDLGIKTLATCSDGMIFANPRALKHAQKSLKRLERQKSRRKKGSKNRAKTCKRIAKQHARIANIRKDASHKLTSYLSKNHALIAIEDVHVAGMLKNHSLAQAVSDSNFGEIRRQLTYKAEWHGSHLVTVDRFYPSSKTCSGCGYVKAELSLQERTFICEQCGLVIDRDMNAAINLRDAAVSSIDTQNAYGERSAGLLNGVGETTLVELGTKGDVWALPHISMF, from the coding sequence ATGAAGGTTGTACGTGGCTACAAAACAGAGCTAGACCTCAATAATAAGCAAAGAACAGCTTGCCTACAACATGCCGGAGCCGCACGCTTTGCCTACAATTGGGCCTTAGCTCGTTCACAAGAGGTCTACCGTACAACCGGCAAACGTCCCAACGCGATTGCACTGCACAAGGAACTGAACGCCTTAAAGAAGACTGATTTTCCTTGGATGTATGGTGTTTCTAAATGTGCCCCGCAAGAGGCATTGAGAGACTTAGACAACGCTTACAAGCACTTCTTTCGACGGGTGGAACTCAAGAAGCAAGGGAAGTACAAAGGCAAATTAGGCTTTCCCACCTTCAAGAAGAAAAGCAAAGGCATCGGCTCATTTCGTCTCACTGGCAGCATTCATGTCTTTGCTCATGCTGTCCAGTTACCGCGTTTAGGCCGTTTGCGCTTTCACGAACACAACTACATTCCTACCGATGCCAAGATATTGAGTGCGACCGTCAGTGAGCAGGCTGGACGCTGGTTTGTCAGTATCCAGGTAGAAGAGGAACACGACACGCCTGTCATGACAGCTACATCAACTATTGGAGTGGACTTAGGCATTAAGACGCTTGCGACCTGTTCAGATGGGATGATCTTTGCTAATCCTCGCGCCTTAAAGCATGCACAAAAGAGCCTGAAGCGTTTAGAGCGGCAAAAATCACGGCGCAAAAAAGGCAGTAAGAACCGCGCCAAGACCTGCAAACGCATTGCAAAACAGCATGCTCGTATCGCCAATATAAGAAAAGATGCTAGCCACAAACTCACCAGCTATCTGAGCAAAAACCACGCATTGATAGCGATTGAAGATGTACACGTGGCTGGCATGCTCAAAAATCACTCGTTAGCGCAAGCCGTGAGTGATAGCAACTTCGGTGAAATACGACGGCAATTGACCTATAAAGCGGAATGGCACGGCTCACACCTCGTCACAGTAGATCGGTTCTATCCATCTTCTAAAACCTGCTCAGGATGTGGCTACGTCAAGGCTGAATTGTCCTTGCAAGAGCGTACCTTCATCTGTGAGCAATGCGGATTGGTCATCGACCGTGATATGAATGCAGCAATCAATTTAAGAGACGCGGCGGTAAGTTCTATCGACACGCAAAACGCCTATGGAGAGAGAAGCGCTGGCCTGCTCAATGGAGTAGGTGAAACTACTCTTGTGGAACTAGGAACTAAAGGCGATGTTTGGGCCCTGCCCCACATATCCATGTTTTAG
- a CDS encoding acyltransferase codes for MAELDGVRAIACLIVMSYHICLIGFSTHLWNPFSVSHPLFGAIVRAGMSGVTLFFVLSGFLLFMPYAKALLHPQAPWPLARHFYLRRVFRIIPAYYVCLFLLILISQRQYLQPAHWPELGLFLSFFHESSSITYQKINGPFWTLGVEWQFYMLLPLLVLGMRFIVRHVCKERSTLHRVWTVAGCLGCLVAWGLFARYWGYYFTVHPSATLLVPRSVLNVVLFFTYGSYGKFLEDFAVGMLLSLLFVYAKQVNSQGRLDQSIRRLSHWLWGTGILSLVFVAMWHYNLLYWPVWSFSSLFDQAFNWLGELGFSLGFGLCILAILFGPVALKRPFGWKPLRWIGLISFSLYMWHLPLLIFFMTQVANQVQGWNRYAVFGLYWLWALLVIIPFSALSFLLIEKPGMRLGSQIWKRNPVIWFLSSLCGILLL; via the coding sequence ATTGCCGAGCTTGATGGAGTTCGCGCCATCGCCTGTTTGATTGTCATGTCATACCATATTTGTTTGATAGGATTCAGCACGCATCTCTGGAATCCCTTCAGTGTATCGCATCCTCTTTTTGGGGCGATTGTACGAGCCGGGATGTCGGGCGTGACGCTATTCTTCGTACTTTCGGGCTTCCTGCTCTTCATGCCATATGCTAAAGCTCTGCTCCATCCACAGGCGCCCTGGCCTCTGGCACGCCATTTCTACCTGCGGCGTGTATTTCGTATCATTCCCGCGTATTATGTCTGCCTGTTCCTGCTGATTCTGATTTCCCAGAGGCAGTACCTGCAACCGGCGCACTGGCCCGAACTCGGGCTGTTTCTCAGTTTTTTTCACGAGTCCAGCAGCATCACGTATCAAAAGATCAACGGCCCATTCTGGACGTTAGGGGTTGAATGGCAATTTTATATGCTCCTGCCTCTTCTCGTATTGGGGATGCGCTTCATCGTGCGGCATGTTTGCAAGGAACGCTCAACACTGCATCGTGTATGGACGGTGGCAGGCTGTCTTGGATGCCTGGTCGCCTGGGGACTCTTTGCGCGCTACTGGGGCTACTATTTTACGGTTCATCCATCGGCTACATTGCTTGTGCCGCGTTCAGTGTTGAACGTTGTATTGTTCTTTACTTATGGCAGCTATGGGAAATTCCTGGAAGATTTTGCCGTTGGTATGCTGCTCAGCCTGCTGTTCGTCTACGCAAAACAGGTCAATAGCCAGGGGAGACTCGATCAATCGATACGTCGTCTGAGTCACTGGTTGTGGGGAACAGGTATTCTGTCGCTGGTGTTCGTCGCGATGTGGCATTATAACCTGCTCTACTGGCCGGTCTGGAGCTTCTCGTCGTTGTTTGACCAGGCGTTTAACTGGTTGGGCGAGTTGGGCTTCTCGCTTGGCTTCGGCCTGTGCATTCTCGCCATCCTGTTTGGGCCAGTTGCGCTCAAACGGCCATTTGGATGGAAACCACTGCGCTGGATTGGGCTGATCTCCTTCAGTCTCTACATGTGGCACCTGCCGCTGCTGATCTTTTTCATGACGCAGGTGGCGAATCAGGTGCAAGGATGGAACAGGTACGCCGTATTCGGCCTCTACTGGCTGTGGGCGCTACTGGTCATCATTCCTTTTTCAGCGCTTTCTTTCCTGTTGATTGAGAAGCCGGGCATGCGCCTGGGCAGCCAGATATGGAAACGAAATCCTGTCATCTGGTTTCTATCATCCCTTTGCGGTATATTACTGCTATAG
- a CDS encoding RNA polymerase sigma factor has translation MARQQQARSRLDDSPMAALYEREALAIFTYVLRRVPSREDAEDILLEIFLAALENEAIGSLDAEKQRAWLLRVAHNKVVDFHRYAARRNNVPLEDVAETLYGAEDMEPDQVMLRQEEYALLQANLGRLPTLQQEIVRLRYNDELPYQEIAARVQKREGAIRVLLSRSFHFLRNIYKQQEGGHDNP, from the coding sequence ATGGCGCGTCAGCAGCAGGCACGTTCCAGGCTCGACGACTCACCTATGGCAGCGCTTTATGAAAGGGAGGCGCTGGCGATATTTACCTATGTGCTGCGCCGGGTGCCATCGCGGGAGGATGCGGAGGATATTCTTTTAGAAATCTTCCTGGCCGCGCTTGAGAACGAGGCTATTGGCAGTCTTGATGCTGAGAAGCAACGGGCATGGCTGCTGCGCGTGGCACACAATAAGGTCGTCGATTTTCACCGCTATGCCGCTCGCCGTAACAATGTGCCACTTGAGGATGTAGCCGAAACGCTGTATGGCGCAGAGGATATGGAGCCTGACCAGGTCATGCTGCGACAGGAGGAATATGCCCTGTTACAGGCAAATCTGGGACGGCTTCCCACGCTTCAACAGGAGATTGTGCGCCTGCGCTACAACGATGAGTTACCCTATCAGGAGATAGCTGCACGGGTACAGAAACGCGAGGGAGCAATTCGTGTGCTTCTCTCACGCTCTTTCCACTTCTTGCGCAATATCTATAAGCAGCAGGAAGGAGGGCATGATAATCCATGA
- a CDS encoding metallophosphoesterase family protein — translation MIRKIGVISDTHIPEFKQLPPAIWQYFDGVERIIHAGDLSILRVIDELETIAPVVAVQGNIEEEEVVRALPIKREMLVGNCRIGIVHILGDSRTRARVARREFPSARVVVFGHSHIPWNEDVNGQLLFNPGSATDRRRQPTCSIGMLYVNDETNDVRGEIIRL, via the coding sequence ATGATCAGAAAAATTGGCGTCATCTCGGATACCCATATCCCCGAATTTAAGCAGTTGCCCCCGGCCATCTGGCAGTATTTTGACGGCGTCGAACGCATCATTCACGCCGGTGACCTCTCCATTCTGCGCGTCATCGATGAGTTGGAAACGATAGCGCCCGTCGTAGCCGTCCAGGGCAATATCGAAGAGGAAGAGGTCGTCAGGGCACTGCCGATCAAACGCGAAATGCTGGTGGGGAACTGCCGTATCGGTATCGTGCATATCCTCGGCGACTCACGCACTCGCGCCCGGGTAGCTCGCCGGGAATTCCCCAGCGCCCGCGTCGTCGTCTTCGGCCACAGCCATATTCCCTGGAACGAGGATGTGAATGGGCAATTACTCTTCAATCCAGGAAGCGCGACCGACCGGCGCAGGCAACCCACATGCAGCATCGGCATGTTGTATGTGAATGACGAAACCAATGATGTGCGTGGGGAGATCATCAGGCTATAG
- the serS gene encoding serine--tRNA ligase, with translation MLDMAFIRNHPDVVKEAARVKNNTLDIDYLLEVDRKVLELQHQVEETRAEQNRVSKEIPRVGKDKEKRDALIAEGKRLGDQIKAMEPGLNELVEERYQLLLLVPNIPDPSTPIGKDENDNVPIKYWGEKPRFNFEPLDHYTLMQNLDLVDIERAVKIAGARSYALKGDAARMELALMNFALDRIARKGFTPLIVPAMARDFCFIGNGQFPKGRDQVYAIEDEDTFLVGTAEVSITGMYKDEILRAEDLPMTLVGYCPCFRKEAGTYGKDTRGVFRIHQFSKVEQYVICKADHEESVRWHEQLLQNSEELVQALELPYRVVNVCTGDMGDGKVGMYDLECWIPSEGRYRETHSCSYFHDWQARRVNIRYRDEDGKVKFVHTLNNTAIASPRILIPIFETHQQADGSIRIPEALQPFMGGQKYIRPHKV, from the coding sequence ATGTTGGACATGGCTTTTATTCGCAACCATCCAGATGTTGTAAAAGAGGCCGCGCGTGTGAAAAACAATACGCTCGATATCGATTACCTCTTAGAGGTTGACCGGAAGGTGCTGGAGTTGCAGCACCAGGTGGAGGAGACGCGCGCCGAACAGAACCGCGTCTCGAAAGAAATTCCTCGCGTGGGCAAGGACAAGGAGAAGCGCGATGCGCTGATCGCAGAGGGCAAGCGACTCGGCGACCAGATCAAAGCAATGGAGCCAGGGCTGAACGAGCTGGTTGAAGAACGCTACCAGTTGCTGCTGCTGGTGCCGAATATCCCTGATCCCAGCACGCCTATCGGCAAGGACGAGAACGATAATGTGCCGATTAAGTACTGGGGCGAGAAGCCGCGTTTCAATTTTGAGCCGCTCGATCACTACACATTGATGCAAAATCTCGACCTGGTGGATATCGAGCGAGCGGTCAAGATCGCGGGGGCGCGCAGCTATGCGCTCAAGGGAGACGCGGCACGCATGGAACTGGCGCTGATGAATTTTGCCCTTGATCGCATTGCGCGCAAAGGCTTCACGCCGCTGATTGTACCCGCGATGGCACGTGACTTCTGCTTCATCGGCAATGGACAGTTCCCCAAGGGGCGCGACCAGGTCTATGCCATTGAGGATGAGGATACCTTCCTGGTTGGGACCGCTGAAGTCTCGATTACGGGCATGTACAAGGACGAGATTCTGCGCGCCGAAGACCTGCCCATGACCCTCGTTGGCTATTGCCCGTGCTTCCGCAAGGAGGCCGGAACATATGGCAAGGATACACGCGGCGTGTTTCGCATCCACCAGTTCAGCAAGGTGGAGCAGTATGTCATTTGCAAGGCCGATCACGAAGAGTCGGTGCGCTGGCATGAGCAGTTGCTGCAAAATTCGGAAGAACTGGTGCAGGCGCTCGAGTTGCCCTATCGTGTGGTGAACGTCTGCACGGGTGATATGGGCGACGGCAAGGTCGGCATGTATGACCTTGAATGCTGGATACCGAGCGAGGGCAGGTATCGGGAGACGCATTCATGTTCGTACTTCCACGACTGGCAGGCGCGGCGCGTGAATATTCGTTACCGCGATGAGGATGGCAAGGTGAAGTTTGTCCATACGCTCAACAACACAGCCATCGCGTCACCGCGCATCCTGATTCCGATCTTCGAGACGCACCAGCAAGCCGATGGAAGCATCCGTATTCCGGAGGCGCTGCAACCTTTTATGGGCGGGCAGAAGTATATTCGGCCCCATAAAGTATAG
- a CDS encoding pentapeptide repeat-containing protein has protein sequence MNMPSVPELNNVLSWRTEPEIPLARQQELAQYLAISPDFRQNIYPFRGVRLTRADIEWLLVQHDDGRGPVDWNDEQDRKRLGLDLRGADVHGIDLRDLPLACTRGGLTRDEWQLATLEQRDIAGVHLEGADLSEAHLEGAVLEGAHMARITARRAHMRETSLFRADLRNAYLRGAHMEQTNLRGAVLEGAYLFDAHLEGADLRNAFFDSATNLESIMLGSRKFGFATLADVHWRDVNLSVVDWTGMRRLGDEYRARQRELERGAKTAGEKRKRLEDYAAAVRANRQLANTMRAQGMNEVAVRYAYRAQVIERKVLWRQIKWGWLESFPQDAPGRLRLALQRSWLRVRKFAAYIFSWFLDILAGFGYKPGRSVLIYLLMILSFATCYYLLGHLSPSESLIFSVTSFHGRGFLPGPFGLGSPVTALAATEAVVGLFIEISFIATFTQRYFGR, from the coding sequence ATGAACATGCCATCCGTTCCCGAACTGAATAACGTACTATCCTGGCGTACCGAGCCTGAAATCCCCCTTGCCCGCCAGCAAGAGCTTGCCCAATATCTGGCAATCTCGCCGGACTTCAGACAAAATATTTATCCGTTCAGGGGGGTCAGGCTCACGCGGGCAGATATTGAATGGCTGCTGGTACAGCATGATGATGGACGAGGGCCGGTGGATTGGAACGATGAGCAGGATCGGAAACGCCTGGGACTGGATTTGCGCGGGGCCGATGTACATGGGATCGACCTGCGGGACCTGCCGCTGGCCTGCACGCGTGGAGGATTGACGCGCGATGAGTGGCAGCTGGCGACGCTTGAGCAACGCGATATTGCCGGCGTTCACCTGGAGGGAGCCGATCTCAGCGAAGCCCACCTGGAAGGTGCGGTACTGGAAGGGGCGCATATGGCAAGGATAACCGCGCGGCGCGCGCATATGCGAGAAACGAGTCTCTTCAGGGCTGATCTGAGAAATGCTTACCTGCGTGGCGCGCACATGGAGCAGACTAACCTGCGCGGTGCCGTATTGGAGGGCGCTTATCTGTTTGATGCCCACCTGGAGGGCGCGGACCTCCGTAACGCTTTCTTCGATAGCGCTACCAATCTTGAGAGTATTATGCTCGGCTCGCGGAAGTTTGGTTTTGCGACACTTGCCGATGTTCATTGGAGAGATGTGAATCTTTCGGTCGTCGATTGGACAGGGATGAGAAGATTGGGCGATGAGTATAGGGCACGCCAACGTGAGCTAGAGAGAGGGGCGAAAACGGCGGGAGAGAAGCGCAAGCGGTTGGAGGACTATGCGGCGGCAGTACGAGCCAATCGCCAGCTCGCCAATACTATGCGCGCGCAGGGGATGAACGAGGTGGCAGTGCGTTACGCCTATCGCGCGCAGGTGATCGAACGCAAAGTGCTCTGGCGACAAATTAAGTGGGGATGGTTAGAGTCGTTTCCGCAGGATGCGCCGGGCAGGCTGCGTCTCGCGCTACAGCGATCCTGGCTGCGGGTACGTAAGTTCGCGGCTTATATCTTTTCGTGGTTTTTGGATATACTGGCCGGCTTTGGCTATAAGCCTGGCCGCAGCGTGCTGATCTACCTGCTGATGATCCTGTCCTTCGCGACATGCTACTACCTGCTAGGACATCTTTCACCGTCGGAGTCATTAATTTTCAGCGTTACCTCGTTCCATGGTCGTGGCTTCCTGCCGGGTCCTTTTGGCCTGGGTAGTCCGGTAACAGCGTTGGCAGCGACAGAGGCGGTTGTGGGCCTGTTCATCGAAATCAGTTTCATCGCGACGTTTACGCAGCGCTATTTTGGACGATGA
- a CDS encoding CRISPR-associated protein Csx3, with protein MVNLLPAVLIGGPPHAGKSVLTYSLTQALRERHIEHYVLRACPDGEGDWSHEIQQDTVRLIRIKGQWTDTFVKLVCRDLEHRPLPLLVDIGGLPTEDQIGILHRCTHSILLLHRNNPEIATFWRHLTEVSGLLPLASIYSELSGDSAITADKPVIEGTLVGLDRGKLAHGPLFDLLVDRLASLFAYLPDELEKTHLDTAPVELVVNLNIIIQAWAPETRRWEPAMIPPLLAELPINMPLAVYGRGPNWLYGSLATQPGEELFYQFDSRLGWVTAPRLQLASPGTELSPELHITVDEYKGATVLKINIVIKYLDYTEAEHLSFPAVSTERGLILSGAIPHWLLTALVRLYYGYGLAWIACHQPPLNGAIVVVSRTPDLSPGDFVSMPVG; from the coding sequence ATGGTCAATCTCTTGCCTGCCGTGCTTATCGGCGGGCCTCCACATGCCGGTAAGTCTGTTTTGACCTATAGCCTGACGCAGGCGCTGCGCGAACGGCACATCGAACACTACGTCCTGCGCGCCTGCCCCGATGGCGAGGGCGATTGGTCCCATGAAATTCAACAGGATACGGTACGCCTCATTCGCATCAAGGGACAATGGACCGATACTTTTGTAAAACTCGTTTGCCGTGACCTGGAACACCGTCCCCTACCACTACTGGTCGACATTGGCGGTCTCCCAACAGAAGATCAAATCGGCATCCTGCACAGATGTACGCATTCCATATTGCTGCTACACAGAAATAATCCAGAGATTGCAACATTCTGGCGTCACCTGACTGAAGTCAGCGGTCTCCTACCTTTAGCCTCTATTTATTCCGAACTAAGCGGTGATTCTGCCATCACCGCGGATAAACCTGTGATCGAGGGAACCCTGGTTGGACTGGATCGCGGAAAGCTCGCACACGGTCCTCTTTTTGATCTGCTTGTTGACCGGCTGGCCTCGCTCTTCGCCTATCTGCCAGATGAGCTAGAGAAAACACATCTGGATACGGCACCGGTGGAACTCGTTGTCAATCTGAATATCATCATACAGGCATGGGCACCTGAAACAAGACGCTGGGAACCTGCAATGATACCACCCCTACTTGCCGAACTACCGATCAATATGCCGCTCGCAGTCTATGGACGAGGCCCTAACTGGCTCTATGGATCGCTGGCAACACAGCCAGGAGAAGAACTCTTCTACCAATTCGATTCAAGGCTTGGCTGGGTAACTGCCCCACGCTTACAACTGGCGTCCCCGGGCACAGAACTTTCACCTGAGTTGCACATCACAGTCGATGAGTATAAAGGCGCAACCGTGCTGAAGATAAATATCGTGATAAAATACCTCGATTATACGGAGGCTGAACATCTCTCCTTCCCAGCTGTTTCAACGGAGCGCGGTCTCATTTTAAGCGGTGCTATACCACACTGGTTGCTGACAGCCCTGGTGCGTCTCTATTATGGTTATGGCCTTGCCTGGATTGCCTGCCACCAGCCACCCTTGAACGGTGCCATCGTAGTGGTCTCGCGCACACCCGATTTGTCGCCTGGAGATTTCGTCTCCATGCCTGTTGGCTAA
- a CDS encoding CRISPR-associated ring nuclease, protein MPEYIHTLLATLGGQPQIVTFTLDLLLQRGFPISEVIVVHPEASDARLRHSVACLNAEFVGDYYSYYLVHGQPLRCRLRSYVLELDEAPLQDIVDDLSAKGTLDTVHRLVRDLKLQHRRIHLSLTGGRRLMSLMAISAAHLNFDHFDHIWHIYTPSALRPLVNEGKVMHIPTEAGVSLIEAPFVPWGAYFPGLSQTVDTAQDMRHYQTARMDAEERARCTRVIEQATQREQEVLQAFALGLTQQEVAKELHISIKTVDAHKANLLDYCREAWNIDPDERLGYHFLYKKFAPYFDSTQYTSRARQTHQRNL, encoded by the coding sequence ATGCCAGAATACATCCATACCTTACTCGCAACCCTTGGCGGACAGCCGCAAATCGTGACATTTACGCTCGATCTCCTGCTTCAGCGTGGTTTCCCTATCAGTGAGGTAATAGTCGTTCATCCCGAAGCGTCGGACGCGCGCCTGCGACACTCAGTAGCATGCCTCAACGCCGAGTTCGTTGGTGATTACTACAGTTATTACCTGGTTCACGGGCAACCTCTCCGTTGTCGTCTTCGTTCATACGTGCTGGAACTGGATGAAGCTCCGCTGCAAGATATTGTAGACGACCTCAGCGCAAAGGGCACGCTCGACACTGTTCATCGTCTTGTCCGCGACCTCAAGCTGCAGCACCGGCGCATTCACCTTTCACTCACCGGTGGTCGTCGTCTGATGTCACTGATGGCGATTTCAGCAGCGCACCTCAACTTCGACCACTTCGATCACATCTGGCACATCTACACACCCTCAGCCCTCAGGCCCCTGGTCAACGAAGGCAAAGTCATGCATATTCCCACCGAGGCCGGTGTAAGCCTGATAGAAGCCCCTTTCGTCCCCTGGGGAGCCTACTTCCCAGGCCTATCGCAAACAGTCGATACAGCCCAGGATATGCGCCACTACCAGACTGCTCGCATGGATGCGGAGGAACGGGCGAGATGTACCAGGGTTATCGAGCAGGCAACACAGCGTGAGCAAGAAGTTTTGCAAGCTTTTGCTCTCGGCCTGACCCAGCAGGAAGTAGCAAAAGAACTTCACATCTCCATTAAGACCGTAGATGCTCACAAGGCCAATCTGCTTGATTATTGCCGTGAGGCCTGGAACATCGATCCAGACGAAAGACTAGGCTATCATTTCCTCTACAAGAAATTTGCGCCATACTTCGATAGTACACAGTATACCTCTAGGGCAAGGCAAACGCATCAGAGAAATCTCTAA
- the cmr1 gene encoding type III-B CRISPR module RAMP protein Cmr1, whose protein sequence is MQEVEFTLRTLTPLFLAGADQTKAELRAPTFRGLMRYWERALVGGMAGTSSKGLEKVMEVETEVFGATDKGSAVAVKVSEASNSPKEFTEQISVRVGGRWQATGKGYFLWSMARSGREDRGNFKPARWFFPPGTGFKVTLSTRGQDTVKLKQAVAAFWLLTQLGAVGSRSRRCAGSLAVQSVEGNGAKAVLEDFPFSMPANAQTLKQQIEQGIKNARSLYNLAQQPIRDAQFDVLARGACRIWILQDEQPWPSAEVAMQKLGERLQDYRHDIPIQQRRIFGLPLPPIIFNKRRASPLLLRVVELQGNKYVGIAVLFKTAGNDVFMQDYKLIENWANGFRGKLEVML, encoded by the coding sequence ATGCAGGAAGTTGAATTTACCCTACGTACTCTAACCCCTTTATTTCTGGCAGGGGCAGATCAGACAAAAGCAGAACTGCGCGCTCCCACGTTTCGAGGTCTTATGCGCTACTGGGAACGCGCGCTGGTAGGAGGAATGGCTGGAACGTCCTCTAAAGGCCTTGAAAAAGTGATGGAAGTTGAAACCGAGGTTTTTGGCGCGACGGATAAAGGCTCTGCTGTAGCTGTCAAAGTTTCGGAAGCCTCCAATTCTCCAAAGGAATTTACCGAGCAAATAAGTGTGAGAGTAGGTGGGAGATGGCAGGCGACAGGAAAAGGCTATTTCTTGTGGTCAATGGCGAGAAGCGGAAGGGAAGATAGAGGAAATTTTAAACCTGCACGCTGGTTCTTTCCTCCTGGAACAGGATTTAAGGTCACGCTTTCAACACGAGGACAGGATACTGTAAAACTCAAGCAGGCAGTTGCGGCATTCTGGTTACTGACGCAATTAGGTGCGGTGGGTTCGCGTTCGCGGCGTTGTGCCGGAAGTCTGGCCGTTCAGTCTGTTGAAGGTAATGGTGCCAAAGCTGTTCTCGAAGATTTTCCTTTTTCTATGCCGGCAAATGCTCAGACGTTAAAGCAGCAGATTGAGCAGGGAATCAAAAATGCTCGTTCACTCTATAACCTTGCGCAGCAACCAATTCGCGATGCACAATTTGATGTACTTGCTCGGGGAGCCTGTCGTATCTGGATACTCCAGGATGAACAACCCTGGCCAAGTGCCGAAGTCGCGATGCAGAAGTTAGGGGAGAGGCTCCAGGACTATCGCCATGATATACCTATCCAGCAACGCCGGATTTTTGGATTACCTTTGCCTCCAATTATATTCAACAAGCGCAGAGCCTCACCTTTATTGCTGAGAGTGGTAGAACTACAGGGAAATAAGTATGTTGGGATAGCAGTGCTTTTTAAAACAGCAGGGAATGATGTATTCATGCAAGACTACAAACTAATCGAGAACTGGGCCAATGGATTTCGTGGAAAGCTGGAGGTGATGCTATGA